The genomic stretch ACCAGGCCGCCGCCCTCGGCCCGCTCGACGGCGGTGGCGGCGTCGAACGCGGTCACGTCATCGTCCTGCGGCACGGGCGCCAGGGTGCCAGGGTCGTTCCCATGGACTACACGCACCTCGGCCGCAGCGGCCTGTCGGTCTCCCGCCTGTGCCTGGGCACCATGAACTTCGGCTGGAAGACCGAGGAGGGCGACAGCCACGAGATCATGGACCGCGCCCTCACCGAGGGCGTGAACTTCTTCGACACCGCCAACGTCTACGGCTTCGACGCCGGCAAGGGGCGCACCGAGGAGGTGCTGGGCACCTGGTTCGGCCAGGGCGGCGAACGGCGCGGCAAGGTCGTGCTCGCCACCAAGGTGTACGGCGGCATGTCGGACTGGCCGAACGACACCTTCCTCTCCGCGCGCAACATCGTGCGGGCCTGCGAGGCGTCGCTGCGCCGGATGCGAACCGACTGGATCGACCTCTACCAGTTCCACCACGTCGACCTGCGCACGCCGTGGGAGGAGATCTGGCAGGCCTGCGAGACCCTCGTCGCCCAGGGCAAGGTGCTCTACATCGGCTCCTCGAACCACGCCGCCTGGCAGATCGCCGCCGCCAACGAGGCCGCGGCGCGCCGCAACTTCCAGGGCCTGGTCAGCGAGCAGTCCCACTACAACCTGCTCACCCGGCACGTGGAGCTCGAGGTGCTGCCCGCCGCTGCGCACTACGGCGTCGGCATCATCCCGTGGAGCCCGCTGGCCGGAGGGCTGCTGGCCGGCGTCCTGGAGCAGACCGACGGTGGACGGCGCAACGACGAGCGGACGCAGAAGCGGGTGGAGAAGCACCGTCC from Blastococcus sp. PRF04-17 encodes the following:
- a CDS encoding aldo/keto reductase, whose protein sequence is MDYTHLGRSGLSVSRLCLGTMNFGWKTEEGDSHEIMDRALTEGVNFFDTANVYGFDAGKGRTEEVLGTWFGQGGERRGKVVLATKVYGGMSDWPNDTFLSARNIVRACEASLRRMRTDWIDLYQFHHVDLRTPWEEIWQACETLVAQGKVLYIGSSNHAAWQIAAANEAAARRNFQGLVSEQSHYNLLTRHVELEVLPAAAHYGVGIIPWSPLAGGLLAGVLEQTDGGRRNDERTQKRVEKHRPALEQYEGFCRELGHAPADVGVAWLLHQPAVTAPIVGPRTMEQLEGGLRALDVELDAAALDRLDEIFPGYRAAPMEYAW